The sequence TTCCTTCGTGCATGAAGAAAATCCAGTCGGCGACTTCGCGGGCGAAGGACATTTCGTGCGTGACGATGATCATGGTCATGCCTTCTTCGGCGAGTTCCTTCATGGTGAGAAGCACTTCGCCGACAAGCTCGGGGTCGAGAGCGGATGTCGGTTCATCAAAGAGCATGATGTCGGGCTTCATGGCGAGGGCTCGGGCAATGGCAACCCGTTGCTTTTGACCGCCCGATAGTTTGCTAGGATAGACATCGGCTTTGTCCTCTAAGCCAACCTTGCGCAGGAGAGCCATTGCTTCTTTTTTCGCTGTATCCTTTGATACTTTTTTGACTTGAACCGGTGCTTCGATGACGTTTTCAAGGACGGTCATGTGCGGGAATAGGTTGAAATGCTGAAAGACCATGCCGATTTTTTGCCGCACTTCATTGATGTTGTGTGTTGATGTTTCGATTTGCTCGCCTTCAATGATAATTTTCCCGCTGTTCTTTTTTTCGAGATAGTTGATGCAGCGAAGCAGGGTGCTTTTGCCGGAGCCGCTGGATCCGACGAGGCAGACAACGTCGCTTTCATGGATGGTCATGTCGATATTTTTTAAGACTTGAAGGTCTCCGAATGATTTGTTCAGTTTTTCGATTTTAATCATTTCTCGTGCCATGTTTTGTTCCCCCTTACTGGTCACTGATGGACATTTTCTTTTCTAGGGCGCGCAATCCGAGCGTAAGGATGGCGACTAGGATTAGGTAATAGACAGCGACGATGAGCAGGTAGTTCATTTCGTCGAAGTTGTTTGAGCCAAGCGTTGTGGCCACGTTGAATAATTCATTCAGCGAGATAAAGGCTGCCAAGGATGAGTCTTTTAATCCAATGATAAATTGGTTGCCAAGCGGCGGAAGGGCTCTGCGCAGGGCTTGCGGAAAGATGATACGGCGCATTGCGAGTCCGCGCGTCATCCCGAGTGAGCGGCCGGCTTCCATCTGACCTTTATCAATGGATTGGATGGTTCCGCGGAAGATCTCGGCAATATAGGCACCATTATGGAAGGCGAGCGCGAGTGAGGCAGCCCAGAAATCCGGTATGAGGAAAATGCCGCTGAATCCGAAGTACAGGATAAATATTTGGACGATAAGCGGTGTACCGCGGACAAGGTAGATATAGGCATCAGAGAGATACCCAAGGATTTTGATGCGTGAAATCTTTAATAATGCCACTACTAAACCGATTATGATACCGATTAAAATAGAAACTACCGTTAATTGGAGTGTTAAAATCATGGCGTCAAAAAAAACGCCGCGTGTATCAATTAATGTGTTGAAAAAATGCGAGAAACTCGGCAATCGAAACAACATCCTTTCTATCTATTATTCTGGTTTTGTCGTAATATCTTCTCCAAAGTATTTCATGCTGATCTCCTTCAATGTGCCGTCTTCGCGGAGCGATTCAAGCGCATTGTTCACTTCTTCAAGCAGAATAGGATTATCCTTCGGGATAACAACAGCTTGTTCACTTCGTTCAATCAGCTGTTGGCCGACAATTTTAAAGCCTTCCTTTGCGGCTGTTTTGCCGGTGACGAAGTCAGTGATGACAGCATCATGACGGCCGTTGCTGAGTGCCTTTAAAGCGGTTATGTCACTGTCATACATTTTAATGTTTGACGTGTATTGGCTTGCGGTATCTGCATATGTAGATCCTTTGGCAGCGGCGACTTCTTTTCCTTTTAAGTCATCGGCTGTTTTGATATTGCTGTCAGGGCGAGTGAAAATCTGCGGACCTGAGTAGTAGTAGGGAGTGGAGAATAGAACATGCTTAGCACGTGCGTCATTAATGGTATGGCTTGCAACAGCCACATCGGCACGGCCGGTTTTGACTCCTTCTACGATTCCTTTAAACTTCATTTGTTTTTGGACAGGCTCCAGCCCTAACTCCTTCGCAATAGCTGCTCCGACCTCAATGTCAAAGCCTGTCATGGTCATATCATCATTCATATAGCTGAATGGCTTGAATTCACCTGAAGCCGTATAAACGAATTTACCTTCTTCGATTAATTCAGCGCCGCTTTCCATCTTGTCTTTTTCGGCACAGGCCGAAAGAATGCTGATTAATATGATCAGGATGGCTAGTGACATGTATTTCAATTTCATGTGGCAAGGTCTCCTTTCGACAAAATATGAAATCCATCCTTCTTTTACCCTAATAAACCTGGTGGGTAACCGAATTTTTCCTATTTTTACAAAAACGGGTCTAAGGAAGCAGTTTATATATGGTGAAAACGGGAATTACTCTTCTTTGATAGCATTTCGATTAGATGAAGAAACTATTTTCGAGTATAATCATCTAAAGGGGTGAAACGGATGGAATATACAGATCAAATGAAGAATCGCGTTAAGCGCATGGAAGGTCAGCTGCGCGGTATTTTAAAGATGATGGAAGAGGGCAAGGATTGTAAGAATGTAGTGATGCAATTATCTGCTGTCCGTTCTGCCGTAGATAGGACAATCGGAGTAGTTGTGAGCGAGAATCTCGTTGAATGCGTGAAGGCCGCCGAGGGTAAAGAGCAGGAAGCTTTAGTGAATGAAGCCGTCAATTTATTAGTAAAAAGCCGATAGTTAAATGATTGGCTTTTTTTGATTACATTTGTTATACCTATAGGGGTAAGTAGATAACGGGAGGGCGAGCAATATGAAAACGATTGACCCACAAGAAGTACAGGCTAGGCTCGAAGCAGGAGAACAGTTGAATATCATTGATGTACGTGAAGCAGATGAAGTGGCAGGGGGCAAGATTCCTCAGGCCATCCATATTCCATTGGGGCTTGTCGAGTTTAAAATGAATGAATTGGATAAAAATAAGGAATATCTTGTTGTCTGTCATGCAGGCGGGCGCAGCGCAAGGGCAGTACAGTTTTTAGAATCTCAAGGGTATAATGCCACGAATGTAGATGGGGGCATGCTTGCTTGGGAAGGTGAAACGGAATAAATACGAGAAAAGACGGCAAATCATTGCCGCCTTTTTTATATCACTTTTTTGATTTCCATATAGAGGATATGGTATTCTTCAGCCTCTGAAATAGTAAAGATGTATCCTTCTTCTTCAATGGAATCACCGATGATGACATCCATTTTATGAGTTAGATACCAGCCTCCGATAGTGTCTACATCAGGATTATCTAAACGGGTGCCGAGCAAATCATTTATCTCTGATAATAGTAATTTAGAATCAACGATGTAATGGTCTTCACCTAATTTGCGGATTTCAGGTAGCTCGTCATCATCAAATTCATCCCGGATCTCTCCGACAATCTCCTCTAGAATATCCTCCACGGTGACAAGCCCGGAAGTTCCTCCATACTCATCAATCAAGACGGCCATATGGGTCTGTTCCTGTTGCATTTTGATTAGCAGGTCATGAATAGGAATTGATTCAATGACAGTGATGATTGGTTTGATAAAGGGCTCAATGGTCATGTCCATCTTCATCCTGGATTTGAGGCATTCTGCCATAAGCTCCTTCGTATTGATAAGTCCGATAATGGAGTCTTTATCCCCATCGGTGACAGGAAAGCGAGTATGCTGCTGATCGTAGAGCTGTTCAAGGATATCCTCAATTTTGTCCTCTATTTGGAATACATCAATTTCAGTGCGAGGCACCATGATTTCTCGCGCCAGCCGATCATCGAATTCAAAAATATTATTGACATATCTGTATTCGGTTTGATTGATTTCTCCTTTTTGGTAGCTATCGCTCAAAATCATACGGAGCTCCTCTTCGGAGTGGGCGACATCTCCCTCTGATGTAGGCTTAATGCCGAACAGTCCAATGATGAACCGCGCGGAATGATTGAGTGCCCATATGATTGGAAAGGTAATCCGATAAAACAAAATTAAAGGGCCCGCAAAATTCACTGTAATGGCCTCAGCCTTTTGGATGGCGACAGATTTTGGAGCCAGCTCACCGACAACTACATGTAAGAATGTGATGAGAGAGAAGGCAATCACAAAGGAAATCAATGTGGCTGCGGACTCTGATATATTCAATTTAATGAACAAGGGCTCTATAATGGCCTTTACAGTAGGTTCTCCCAGCCAACCGATCCCAAGGGAGGTAATGGTGATGCCAAGCTGGGTAGCCGATAAATATTCATCCAAATGCGTGATAACTCGCTTCGCATTAATCGCTTTTTTATTTCCTTCTTCGATTAGTTGATTGATTCTCGTTGCACGCACTTTGACAATTGCAAACTCGGATGCCACGAAAAACATGGTGCTTGCAAGCAGGATGAATAGCGCGATTAAGTTAGCTGTGTACATTTGTCCTCTTCTACGCCATTAAGTGAAGAAGATTCACCGCCTTTCTACTAAAAACTCTATATTCTCTTTACCATTAACCCCTAACTTAAACATCCTTTTAGAGGTAAGATAAACTAAACATGTTCGTCGTGACAGAGAAGTCTTTATTGTGATACCATTAAATAGAAAAAAGCCATGAATGGTGGGCATTCATGGCTTTATAAGAATCCACATCCTGTCAGTAGACAGGGAAACAGGCCTCTTTAATCGCAGGGGGCCTATTTTTTTATTGTAATAATGCTTAGCAGCAACGTGGCAAAGCCAAATGTGACCATAAGGGTTTCAAAGACGCTCAAAGTTTATCACCCCATTTCTTTTGGGAGATTCTCGCATCTAGGATGTGGTCTTGTTTGTCCATTATAGCAAATAATCTGATAAACGAGAACGTATGTTCGTTATTTTGTCTAAAAAATGACTTTTGGCTTAGTGGCCTATAAAAATGTCTTACGGAAAACTAGAATTGGGTTCAATACGATTCATAACAAATTTTATTTAGTAGAGTGAAAAAGGCATGCGTTATTTCAACGCATGCCTTTTAAGCTGATTTAATTATGTGTGCACGGGCCTTTCCGCTATTAATATGCCATCATTGTCTGCATACACATACTGGCCGGGGATCCAATCAACTTCTCCAAAGGAGAGGGGAATATGTTTTGTTCCTTCGCCTCTTTTCTTACTTTTAAAAGGGCATGTGCCAATTGCTTTAACGCCAACAGGGATAGCAGCTAATTCGGAGGAGTCACGGACACATCCATTAATGATGATGCCGCTAATCTTGCGGTCTGCAGCAATGCCTGCTAGGAGGTCGCCAAGCAGGGCACAGTTTCTGGAACCGGCTCCATCAACGACCAGAACAGTTCCTGGTTCAATGGTTTGCAGGCTTTCTTTCACCATGGAGTTATCTTCAAATACTTCTACAGTCCGTATGAATCCGTGAAACTCTTTTTTGCCGCCATAAGAAGAAAGTGGTAGCTTACAGAGCTTAAGCTGGTCTGCGTACTTATCACATAGGTCAGCTGTTTTCATCAGTCGCACCCCTTTATCTGAAAAATCAGTTTATTTTACAATTATAGTTAAAAATAATCTATCATTCCAGCGCTATGGTTTCGTATTGAGGCATATACGGGAAAATAAAGAAAAAAAGAATGAGGGGAAGTTGATGGTTATGTATAACCATGCACTATTTATATATAATCAAGCAGCTGGTCAGGCTAATACCGAGAAAGCTCTTGCGGCTGTTCTCCCGGAAATTAGCGTTCATGTTAAAGAGCTGCAGATTATACAGACGGAGCGGGAGGGCGAAACGACGGAAATATGCAGGGAATGGGGCGAGAGAACCGATCTGGTCATTGTCCTCGGTGGAGATGGAACTGTTCATGAAGCTATCAATGGACTGGCTGAATTGGAGATAAGGCCGATTCTTGGCATACTGCCAGGGGGTACCTGCAATGATTTCAGCCGGATGCTCCGTATTCCGCAAAACCTAGCAAGAGCCGCTAAAATTCTCATGCAGGGCAAGACGCAGCTTTTGGATGTTGGGAAGGTGAACGATCACTATTTTCTGAACTTCTGGGGAGTAGGTCTTGTAGCAGACACTTCAACCAATATTGATGCTGGACAGAAGAAGGTGCTGGGAAAGCTAAGTTACTTTCTAAGTGCTTTGAAGACTATGCAGGCAGCAGAACCTTTTCATTTCACCCTTGAAGCAGATGAGCATCATCTAAAAGGGGAGGCTGTCATGATCCTAGTTATGAATGGGCGGTACATTGGAACGAACCAAATTCCGTTTCCAAATATGAAAATTGATGATGGTCTGTTTGATGTGCTAATTGTACGAGATTCCACCTTCGGGTCTCTTATTGAAGTATTCAATCTAGAGGAACTCCCTCCGAATAATGCAGAAGCTGTAGGAAATTTGCAGCATTTCCAAACGTCATCGCTCTCTGTGCAAACGAGTCCGGTTCTCGAGGCCGATACAGATGGGGAAATTTATTCAGAAACACCTGCAGAATTAATCGTATTGAATAAGCATATTCAGATGTTAGTCGGAGATTAAGTAAGCCTTTGCCTAAAGGATAAGAGTATAATAGAGGAAAATGATGAAAAGAGAGTGACCCATGAGTAGTTTAATTGAACAAACCCCCTTCCCAAGAACAAGAGATCAGCTGCGAAAGGATTTACGCGAACTTGGAGTGGAACCTGGAATGACCCTTTTGGTTCATAGTTCATTATCCTCTATTGGGTGGATTAACGGGGGAGCAGTCGCCCTTATCCAAGCATTGATGGATGCTGTGACCGATAAGGGGACAATCATCATGCCGACGCAATCAGCTGATTATTCCGACCCGGCAGAGTGGCTTTTACCCCCAATTCCGTGGGAATGGTGGGATACGGTCCGCAGCACAATGCCTGCCTATGAACCGGACATTACACCTACGCGTGGGGTCGGCAAGGTTCCAGAGCTTTTCAGAACATTTAAGGATGTAGTAAGAAGCAGCCATCCCCATGTCTCCTTTGCGGGATGGGGAGCAAGGAAAGATGAAATTCTAAACTTTCACAGTCTTGAATACGGGCTAGGAGAACAGTCGCCTCTTAGAAGAATGTACGATTTAGATGCCCATGTTCTGTTTATTGGGACGACCTATGAGACAAATACGTGCTTTCACCTGGCAGAGTACAGAGCGGGCAACCGGGAGGAAACCGTGAAGGGGGCTCCTCTCTTGGTCGAGGGCGTGAGGAAGTGGGTTGAATTTCAGGATCTCGATTATGATGATACTGATTTTAATGAAATCGGGGAGGAATTTGAGCGAACGCATCTTGTCAAGAGAGGCAAGATAGGCAGTGCTCACTCTCGATTGTTCTCAATGAGGGAAGCAGTAGATTTCGCAGAGAAATGGATGAAGAATCCTTCATGAAAGAAAAGCGGGCGGGACACCTTGTATGGTGGCTCGCCCTTTCAATTTCCCGCGATTATTCTACATGCTGCATATCATTTTCAAAAATTAGTTTTAATTCTCCATCTGTCATTTCTATCTTAAAGAGGCTGGTATTGCCTGGAGGAGTTGATTTAAAGACATCTGAAAGCGGAATATCCTTAATGTAGGTCATTAGAACACGAAGGAAGATAGAATGTGTGACGATAAGGACCGTTCCTTCCTTGTTTTCTTCAATGATATGCTGCAAGGACCTAATGGCTCTTTTTCGCACATGTTCAAAGGTCTCGCCAGAATTCCGATTAAAGAGATGGGGCGTTTCCCAGAATACCTTAAATTCATCTGGGTATTCCGCTTCAATCTCCTCGCGAATACGTCCATCCCAATCTCCAAAGTTTATCTCACGCAAGTCGTCCATTTGAATGAGACTAAGTTCTCTGTCCCCAATAATGTATTTAGCTGTTTCAAAAGCCCTTTTGGAGGAACTGCTATACACTTTATCAATCGGCACTTCCTTCAGGCGTTTCCCGAGAGCCTTTGCATCACTGATGCCCTTCTCTGTTAATTCACCATTACCCCATCCTTGCATGCGTCGATTCACATTCCATTCGGTTAGTCCGTGTCTCGTTAAATAAATGGTAAGCAAAATCCATATCTCCTTTTTCCTGTAGATAATATTTATTATATCTCACAATAATGCTTTTGAGAAAAATGACAAAATAAGGGGATTCTAGAGTTTCGGTTCATTGCATACCTTATGGGGGTATGATATCTTGGGAATAAGTTGAAGGAAGAGGAGGCTAAAAGATGGATGATAGTCTTCGAGAATCATTAAATAGCTGTGAGCATAAATCAGTCAGATCAAGCCACCATTCAGAGGAAACAAAGCGAAACTTGGTTCACCGTCTCAACCGGATAGAAGGACAAATAAGAGGGATCAAGGGTATGATTGCCAAGGATATCTATTGTGATGATATCATCACTCAAATTGCGGCAACACAATCAGCGCTTAATTCCGTGGGGAAGCTCCTGCTTGAAGGCCATATGAAAAGCTGCGTTCTTGAGAGAATACAAGATGGTGACACGGAAGTCTTAGATGAAGTGTTAATTACTATACAGAAGCTAATGAAAAAATAGGAGGACAAGAATATGAAAACAGAAGTATTGAACGTAAACGGTATGTCTTGCGGACATTGTGTAAAGGCAGTAGAAGAAAGTGTTGGGGGCTTAGCGGGCGTAAGGTCTGTGGATGTTGATTTAAGCGGAGGCAAGGTTGAAGTATCATATGATGAGAGTGCGGTGACGCTTGATTCCATTAAGGAGACGATTGATGACCAAGGCTATGAGGTAGAATAATTCATCCCGTTAAGTTTGGCAGGTTCTGTGTTTAGAGAGGTGAAAGGTATGAAGGAAGTTCGTTTTCAAGTAACGGGAATGAGCTGTGCTGCTTGCTCTGCAAGGATTGAGAAGGTTCTCGGCAAAATGGATGGGGTCGAAGAGGCGAATGTAAACCTTGCGACCGAAACCACAACGGTCCAGTACGATTCGAAAAGAGTGGCGGCGCAGGACATCAAAGAGAAAGTGGAGAAAATCGGGTATGGAGTTGTCACAAATCAAGCAAATCTCATTATATCTGGCATGAGCTGCGCAGCATGCGCGACAAGGATTGAAAAAGGCTTGGCAAAGATGGATGGAGTTATTGGGGCCAATGTGAATCTAGCCTTAGAGGAAGGCACGATTGAGTATATCCGGGGCCAAGTGTCAGAAAGAGATCTGATAGCAAGAATTGAGAAGCTTGGCTATGAGGCTTCCCTTAAAGAGAAAGCAGAGAAAGAGGATAATCTGAGAGAGAAAGCCATTAAGAAGCAGCAACGTAAATTTATCTTCTCGGCTATCTTGGCATTTCCGTTGCTGTGGACGATGTTTGGTCATTTTTCCTTTACCTCATGGATGTATGTGCCGGATTTCCTTATGAATCCGTGGGTACAGCTTTTGCTCGCAACACCTGTCCAGTTCATCATTGGATGGCAATTCTATAGCGGGGCTTATAAGGCATTACGCAATGGGAGCGCAAATATGGATGTATTGGTCGCGCTAGGCACGTCCGCTGCGTATTTTTACAGCTTATATGAAGCTATCAGAAGTGCTGGACATGGACATCATCCTGCTCTTTATTTCGAAACAAGCGCCATCTTAATCACGCTGATTCTTCTCGGTAAGTTATTTGAGGCAAAAGCGAAAGGGCGTTCTTCAGCGGCAATTAAGAAGCTGATGGGCCTTCAGCCCAAAACAGCCACAATTCTTCGGGAAAACGAAGAATTGACGGTTCCGCTTGAGGAGGTTCAAGTTGGCGATCTTATTTATGTGCGGCCTGGTGAAAAAATTCCGGTAGACGGAAAGGTCATTGAGGGTGCTTCAAGTATTGATGAATCTATGCTCACGGGCGAAAGTATTCCTGTTGATAAACAACCTGGTGATTTAGTTTACGGAGCAACAATCAATCATAATAGTTACCTTAAGATCAAAGCAGTCAAAATTGGGAAAGAGACAGCCCTTGCCCAAATTATTAAGGTTGTCGAGCAAGCCCAAGGATCTAAGGCGCCAATCCAGCGTATGGCCGATAAAATTTCAGGGATATTCGTGCCGATAGTCGTCGGTATAGCTGTTCTCACCTTTTTTGCATGGTATTTCATTGTTTCACCTGGCGATTTCAGTGAAGCTTTAGAGAATACCATTGCTGTGCTCGTTATCGCCTGTCCATGTGCCTTGGGGCTAGCTACACCGACCTCTATCATGGCTGGTTCCGGTCGATCTGCCGAACTGGGTATTTTATTTAAGGGAGGAGAGTACCTTGAAACCTTCCAACAGATTGATACCATCATTTTTGATAAAACAGGTACACTTACACACGGGAAGCCTGCCTTAACAGATATTCATGTGCTTGGTCAATGGGATGAAGAGGAAGTGCTGCAGTTAGCGGCATCTGTTGAAAGACCTTCTGAGCATCCTCTGGCAAAAGCAATTGTTGAAGCGGCAAATGAGCGCCAGCTGGAAACATTGGCGGTTACTTCCTTTGAAGCTATCCCAGGATACGGGGTAATGGGCATGTTGGACGGACGGCAGATACGTATCGGTACAAGGCGTTTCATGCAGCGGGCTCATCTTTCCATTGATCAAAACGTGTCTCTTATGACCGAATTAGAAAGCGCCGGGAAGACAGCCATGATTGTTGCCATTGATGAAGAGATTGCCGGTGTTATAGCTGTTGCGGACACCATCAAGGAATCCTCGGCAAGCGCCGTCAAAAAGCTGCAAGCCCAAGGGATTGATGTATGGATGATTAGCGGAGATAATCAGCAAACAGCTGAAGCGATTGCTAAGCAGGCGGGGATTATGAATGTCATTGGGGAAGTGCTTCCCGAAGGAAAAGCCGATGAGGTACGAAAATTACAAGCGCAGGGCAAGAAGGTTGCCATGGTCGGCGACGGAATTAATGATGCGCCAGCACTTGCGCTGGCTGATATCGGCATCGCCATTGGTACGGGTACAGATGTAGCGATGGAAGCAGCTGATATCACACTTATGAAGGGCGATGTTCAAGGAGTTTCCGATGCGCTAAATATTAGCAGGCAAACGATGAAGAATATCAAGCAAAACCTTTTCTGGGCATTTGGATATAACACCCTTGGCATACCAATTGCTGTTAGCGGTCTGCTTGCCCCATGGCTTGCGGGGGCAGCAATGGCGTTCAGCTCAGTCAGTGTTGTCCTGAATGCATTGCGTCTGCAAAGATTGAAGCTCTAAAGAAAGCGTGTAAGGCGGCAGATATTGCTTTTCTGCCGCCTGAAGTTAATGCATATCATTCTAAAAGGAAGAAATGGATTATAGGTCGTTGCTCTAATTCCGATAACTTATATGCAGCTAGATACTTGTCTCTCGACTTAGGTATTTTATCCTGTTACGATATATTTATTGGGAGATACTATGCCCAAACTATGGACAAAATCCTTGAATATGTCTAAAAAATATTACAGCCATTTTACAATATGATTTTTTTCCTGGTTTATGAATCTTTTTGGTGTTTATTTCGTCTAAAATATATATGGAGAAGGAATATAAAAACAATCTGCTTGAAATAAGTGTTTTAGT comes from Pradoshia eiseniae and encodes:
- a CDS encoding putative holin-like toxin is translated as MSVFETLMVTFGFATLLLSIITIKK
- the copZ gene encoding copper chaperone CopZ; protein product: MKTEVLNVNGMSCGHCVKAVEESVGGLAGVRSVDVDLSGGKVEVSYDESAVTLDSIKETIDDQGYEVE
- a CDS encoding transporter substrate-binding domain-containing protein yields the protein MKLKYMSLAILIILISILSACAEKDKMESGAELIEEGKFVYTASGEFKPFSYMNDDMTMTGFDIEVGAAIAKELGLEPVQKQMKFKGIVEGVKTGRADVAVASHTINDARAKHVLFSTPYYYSGPQIFTRPDSNIKTADDLKGKEVAAAKGSTYADTASQYTSNIKMYDSDITALKALSNGRHDAVITDFVTGKTAAKEGFKIVGQQLIERSEQAVVIPKDNPILLEEVNNALESLREDGTLKEISMKYFGEDITTKPE
- the rraA gene encoding ribonuclease E activity regulator RraA, yielding MKTADLCDKYADQLKLCKLPLSSYGGKKEFHGFIRTVEVFEDNSMVKESLQTIEPGTVLVVDGAGSRNCALLGDLLAGIAADRKISGIIINGCVRDSSELAAIPVGVKAIGTCPFKSKKRGEGTKHIPLSFGEVDWIPGQYVYADNDGILIAERPVHT
- a CDS encoding rhodanese-like domain-containing protein — encoded protein: MKTIDPQEVQARLEAGEQLNIIDVREADEVAGGKIPQAIHIPLGLVEFKMNELDKNKEYLVVCHAGGRSARAVQFLESQGYNATNVDGGMLAWEGETE
- a CDS encoding metal-sensitive transcriptional regulator; this translates as MDDSLRESLNSCEHKSVRSSHHSEETKRNLVHRLNRIEGQIRGIKGMIAKDIYCDDIITQIAATQSALNSVGKLLLEGHMKSCVLERIQDGDTEVLDEVLITIQKLMKK
- a CDS encoding YegS/Rv2252/BmrU family lipid kinase — its product is MVMYNHALFIYNQAAGQANTEKALAAVLPEISVHVKELQIIQTEREGETTEICREWGERTDLVIVLGGDGTVHEAINGLAELEIRPILGILPGGTCNDFSRMLRIPQNLARAAKILMQGKTQLLDVGKVNDHYFLNFWGVGLVADTSTNIDAGQKKVLGKLSYFLSALKTMQAAEPFHFTLEADEHHLKGEAVMILVMNGRYIGTNQIPFPNMKIDDGLFDVLIVRDSTFGSLIEVFNLEELPPNNAEAVGNLQHFQTSSLSVQTSPVLEADTDGEIYSETPAELIVLNKHIQMLVGD
- a CDS encoding hemolysin family protein; amino-acid sequence: MYTANLIALFILLASTMFFVASEFAIVKVRATRINQLIEEGNKKAINAKRVITHLDEYLSATQLGITITSLGIGWLGEPTVKAIIEPLFIKLNISESAATLISFVIAFSLITFLHVVVGELAPKSVAIQKAEAITVNFAGPLILFYRITFPIIWALNHSARFIIGLFGIKPTSEGDVAHSEEELRMILSDSYQKGEINQTEYRYVNNIFEFDDRLAREIMVPRTEIDVFQIEDKIEDILEQLYDQQHTRFPVTDGDKDSIIGLINTKELMAECLKSRMKMDMTIEPFIKPIITVIESIPIHDLLIKMQQEQTHMAVLIDEYGGTSGLVTVEDILEEIVGEIRDEFDDDELPEIRKLGEDHYIVDSKLLLSEINDLLGTRLDNPDVDTIGGWYLTHKMDVIIGDSIEEEGYIFTISEAEEYHILYMEIKKVI
- a CDS encoding aminoglycoside N(3)-acetyltransferase — translated: MSSLIEQTPFPRTRDQLRKDLRELGVEPGMTLLVHSSLSSIGWINGGAVALIQALMDAVTDKGTIIMPTQSADYSDPAEWLLPPIPWEWWDTVRSTMPAYEPDITPTRGVGKVPELFRTFKDVVRSSHPHVSFAGWGARKDEILNFHSLEYGLGEQSPLRRMYDLDAHVLFIGTTYETNTCFHLAEYRAGNREETVKGAPLLVEGVRKWVEFQDLDYDDTDFNEIGEEFERTHLVKRGKIGSAHSRLFSMREAVDFAEKWMKNPS
- a CDS encoding amino acid ABC transporter ATP-binding protein, yielding MAREMIKIEKLNKSFGDLQVLKNIDMTIHESDVVCLVGSSGSGKSTLLRCINYLEKKNSGKIIIEGEQIETSTHNINEVRQKIGMVFQHFNLFPHMTVLENVIEAPVQVKKVSKDTAKKEAMALLRKVGLEDKADVYPSKLSGGQKQRVAIARALAMKPDIMLFDEPTSALDPELVGEVLLTMKELAEEGMTMIIVTHEMSFAREVADWIFFMHEGNILERGTPEQIFDNPKEERTREFFSSQF
- a CDS encoding amino acid ABC transporter permease, with protein sequence MPSFSHFFNTLIDTRGVFFDAMILTLQLTVVSILIGIIIGLVVALLKISRIKILGYLSDAYIYLVRGTPLIVQIFILYFGFSGIFLIPDFWAASLALAFHNGAYIAEIFRGTIQSIDKGQMEAGRSLGMTRGLAMRRIIFPQALRRALPPLGNQFIIGLKDSSLAAFISLNELFNVATTLGSNNFDEMNYLLIVAVYYLILVAILTLGLRALEKKMSISDQ
- a CDS encoding histidine phosphatase family protein, whose amino-acid sequence is MLTIYLTRHGLTEWNVNRRMQGWGNGELTEKGISDAKALGKRLKEVPIDKVYSSSSKRAFETAKYIIGDRELSLIQMDDLREINFGDWDGRIREEIEAEYPDEFKVFWETPHLFNRNSGETFEHVRKRAIRSLQHIIEENKEGTVLIVTHSIFLRVLMTYIKDIPLSDVFKSTPPGNTSLFKIEMTDGELKLIFENDMQHVE
- a CDS encoding metal-sensitive transcriptional regulator; translation: MEYTDQMKNRVKRMEGQLRGILKMMEEGKDCKNVVMQLSAVRSAVDRTIGVVVSENLVECVKAAEGKEQEALVNEAVNLLVKSR
- a CDS encoding heavy metal translocating P-type ATPase produces the protein MKEVRFQVTGMSCAACSARIEKVLGKMDGVEEANVNLATETTTVQYDSKRVAAQDIKEKVEKIGYGVVTNQANLIISGMSCAACATRIEKGLAKMDGVIGANVNLALEEGTIEYIRGQVSERDLIARIEKLGYEASLKEKAEKEDNLREKAIKKQQRKFIFSAILAFPLLWTMFGHFSFTSWMYVPDFLMNPWVQLLLATPVQFIIGWQFYSGAYKALRNGSANMDVLVALGTSAAYFYSLYEAIRSAGHGHHPALYFETSAILITLILLGKLFEAKAKGRSSAAIKKLMGLQPKTATILRENEELTVPLEEVQVGDLIYVRPGEKIPVDGKVIEGASSIDESMLTGESIPVDKQPGDLVYGATINHNSYLKIKAVKIGKETALAQIIKVVEQAQGSKAPIQRMADKISGIFVPIVVGIAVLTFFAWYFIVSPGDFSEALENTIAVLVIACPCALGLATPTSIMAGSGRSAELGILFKGGEYLETFQQIDTIIFDKTGTLTHGKPALTDIHVLGQWDEEEVLQLAASVERPSEHPLAKAIVEAANERQLETLAVTSFEAIPGYGVMGMLDGRQIRIGTRRFMQRAHLSIDQNVSLMTELESAGKTAMIVAIDEEIAGVIAVADTIKESSASAVKKLQAQGIDVWMISGDNQQTAEAIAKQAGIMNVIGEVLPEGKADEVRKLQAQGKKVAMVGDGINDAPALALADIGIAIGTGTDVAMEAADITLMKGDVQGVSDALNISRQTMKNIKQNLFWAFGYNTLGIPIAVSGLLAPWLAGAAMAFSSVSVVLNALRLQRLKL